Genomic window (Mesorhizobium sp. M4B.F.Ca.ET.058.02.1.1):
GCTCGGTGCTGTGGCCGGTTGCCGGCACCGATCTCAAGATACCGGTCGACCTGGCGGCGCTGCCGGTCTATGGCCGCAGCCGCGCCTTCGAGGGTTTTCGCGGCTTCGGCGTTGCCCGGGCCGGCGACGCGGTCGTCGATCCGGAAGCCATCGGCATGGCGCTTGTCCCCAATGGCGGGCCGCTTGCCGATGGCGAGCGGCCGGCGCCGAGCGAGCCGGCCGTCGAGGACACTGTCGCGGAAACCCCGAAGCCAGCCGACCCGTTCAAGGGCGAGGTGCCGGCGCTGACCATCGTGTCGAAGCCGGAGCGGCGTTTCGCCGACAAGGTGATCCGGCTGGCCGAGCACCGGCAGCCGGCCAACGACAAAGGCCTGTCGACGCTGGAACGCAGCGCATTCCGCGAGATCGGCGAGCGGCTGAAAAGGGACAGCTCCGCCCCCTCCGAGCCGCCCCCTGCCCCGCGGCCCGACGCCGGGCAGAAACCCGCCAGCCCTGCCGAGACCGAACAGTCCGACCGATCTGTTTTGCCCGAAGCTCCGGCGCACACCGGTGCCACGCCGCCAGCCAAGGGGCCGGTCGAGCCATCGGCTGAACAGACTGACGCCGACCAGCAGCCGGCGGCCGGGACCCGGGATGACACCGGCACGCCAGTGAGCACGGAAGCGCCGGCGGCCGCGACGCAAGACGATGCGGAACCGGCGGAACCGCAGGAGAACGATGCCGAGGACGAGAGCGATCTGGCTCGCCTCGACGGCGAACCGGACGAGATTGCCGAAGAACCTTCCGCCGGCCAGGCTACCCCGCCCCCGGTCTCGGGCTCGCTGCTCGACTACGCGGGCAGCGACGACCAGACCGGCCCGGTGGCCGAAAGCAGCGACGCCGCGCCGGTTGCCGGACCGGACGAAACGACGGCAGCGGCAGAGGCCGCGGAGCCCGCTGATACCCGGTTCGATATTGTCGGGACACCGCCCGACGGCCGCGCCGGCGACGACAGCATGACCGCGGACGATTTCCGCGATGCCGAGGACAGCGAGGATTGGGCAGCGTCCGGTGAGGAAGCCTCCCCCGACGATGCCGGGCCTGCCGATGCGGCTGCGCCCGCGGCGGAGCGGCCGCGCCTGCAGGTGCCGCCGCTGCGGCTCGACGGCTTCGTGCCATCGGCTTTCTCGACCGGTGAGGAAGCCAAGGCGCCCGATACCTCCATACTCGGCAAGCTGCCGGTGCCGCTGCTCATCCACTCCGGCGACGCGCTCTACTATGCCAATGACGAGTTCCTGCGCCTGACCGGGTATGACACGCTCGACGAGCTGACGGATGCCGGCGGGCTCGGCGCCCTATTTGCCGATCCCTATTCGCCACCCGAGGACGGCGCTGCCGGCGAAAGCGACCATGCGCTCAAGTTGAAGACGCGCGACGGGCAGGAATTCCCGATCGACGCCATCCTGCGCTCGGTGCCGTGGCGCGCCGGCAAGGCGCTGATGCTGGTGGTGCGCCGCTCCGGCGAGGAGGGCGCGGCGCCCGCGCATTTCAGCGCCGCCAATGACGAGCCCACCCAGCAGCCCGACACTTCCGAGCTGAAGAGCCGCATCGCCGAAATGCGCACCATCATCGACACCGCCACCGACGGCGTGGTGCTGATCGGCCGCGACGGCAACATCCGCTCGATCAGCCGGCCGGCGGAAGCGCTGTTCGGCTTCGACAGCGACGAGGTCGCCGGCAAGCCATTCGCCTCGCTGTTCGCCATCGAGAGCCAGCGCGCGGCGCGCGATTATCTTGGCGGGTTGTCCGAACCCGGCGTGGCGAGCGTGCTCAATGACGGCCGCGAGGTAATCGGGCGCGAGTCGCAGGGACGGTTCATTCCGCTGTTCATGACCATCGGCCGGCTGCCCGGCGACAGCGGCTTCTGCGCCGTCGTGCGCGACATCACGCAGTGGAAGCGGGCCGAGGAAGACCTTACCCAGGCGCGCGCCGTGGCCGAGCGCGCCTCCTCGCAGAAGACGGATTTCCTGGCCCGCATCAGCCACGAGATCCGCACGCCGCTCAACGCCATCATCGGCTTCTCGGAACTGATGGTGGACGAGAAGTTCGGTCCTGTCGCCAACGATCGCTACCGCGACTATCTGCGCGATATCAACCGGTCGGGCAACCATGTGCTCGACCTCGTCAACGACCTGCTCGACATCTCCAAGATCGAGGCCGGCCAGCAGGAGATGGATTACGAGGCGGTGTCGCTCAACGACACGTTGGCCGAAACGGTGGCAATGATGCAGCCTCAGGCCAATCGCGAGCGCGTCATCATCCGTTCCAGCTTCGCCTCGCGGCTGCCGGAAGTGGTGGCCGACCTCAGAAGCGTGCGCCAGATCGCGCTCAACATCCTGTCGAACGCCATCCGCTACACGCAGGCCGGCGGCCAGGTGATCGTGTCCACCGCTTACGAGACCTCCGGCGACGTCGTCATGCGGGTGCGCGACACCGGCATCGGCATGAGCCAGGCCGAGATCGAGCAGGCGCTGAAGCCGTTCAAGCAGATCAATGCGCTGAAGCGCGGACGCGGTGACGGCACCGGGCTTGGGCTGCCGCTGACCAAGGCCATGGTGGAAGCGAACCGGGCGCGGTTCAGCATCACCTCGACGCCCGGCGAAGGCACGCTGGTGGAAGTCGCCTTCCCATCGACCCGGGTGCTGGCCGAATAGCGCACTGCGGGAAAAAGAAAAGGCGTCCAACGGGACGCCTTAAGGATGGGATTGCTGTCACAACGGGGGCTTGAGCGAATCTGAACCTCAGGGGACGAGGAACGGGATTTCTCCCTCAAGTTACGTGCGACTATCGGCGCCGTCCCTTAACAAGTTCTTACCGGGCCGCCAAAAAATTTACGAATGTGTACCACTCGTGAAATCTAGGTAAATTCGGCCGACATTTTTCGTTAACCATGCCAGGGCAGTTCAGTCGGCGAGCTGCGGCAGATTGCGGAACAGTTCCAGCGCTTCCGGATTGGCCAGCGCCTCCTTGTTCTTGATGGCGCGGCCGTGGACGACGTCGCGCACCGCGAGCTCGGTGATCTTGCCCGATTTGGTGCGGGGAATGTCGGTGACCGCGACGATCTTGGCCGGCACATGGCGCGGGCTGGCGCCAGTGCGGATCTTGGCGCGGATGCGCTTTTCCAGATCCTCGTCGAGCTTCACGCCGGCGGCCAGCCGCACGAACAGCACGACGCGCACGTCATTGTCGAAATCCTGGCCGATGCACAGCGCCTCGAGGATCTCCGGCATCTGCTCGACCTGATTGTAGATCTCGGCCGTGCCGATCCTGACCCCGCCCGGATTGAGCGTCGCGTCGGAGCGGCCATGGATGATCATGCCGCCATGCGCCGTCCATTCGGCGAAATCGCCATGGCACCAGACATTGTCGAAGCGCTCGAAATAGGCGGCCCTGTATTTCTTGTCCTCCGGGTCGTTCCAGAAGCCGATCGGCATCGCCGGAAAGGCCTTGGCGCAGACCAGTTCGCCCTTTTCCTGCCTGACCGGCCTGCCGTCGTCGTTCCAGACATCGACGGCAAGGCCGAGCCCGGGCCCCTGGATCTCGCCGCTCCATACCGGCTCGATCGGCACGCCGAGCACGAAGCAGGAAACGATGTCGGTGCCGCCGGAGATCGAGGCCAGGTGCACATCCGTCTTGATGCCGTCGTAGACGAAGCGGAAATCCTCCGGCGACAACGGTGAACCGGTCGACGAGATGGTGCGCACGCTCGAGAGATCGTGCGTGCCGATCGGCTTGAGGCCGGCCTTACGCACGGAATCGATGAACTTCGCCGAGGTGCCGAAATAGGTCATCTTCTCGGCGTCGGCAAAATCGAACAGCGCATTGCCGTCCGGATAGAAGGGCGAGCCATCATAGAGCAGCAGGGTCGCGCCCGAGGCGAGGCCGGAGACCAGCCAGTTCCACATCATCCAGCCGCAGGTGGTGAAGTAGAACAGGCGGTCGCCATCGAGCAGGCCGGCATGAAGGCGCTGTTCCTTGACATGCTGGATCAGCGTGCCGCCGGCCGAATGGACGATGCACTTCGGAATGCCGGTCGTGCCGGAGGAGAACAGGATGTAGAGCGGGTGCGCGAACGGCAGCCGTTCGAAGCTTACGGGCTTCGCGACGAAGGACGACAAGGCCGCCTCCAGGGCGTCCGCCTTGTCGATGGTCGCGGCGACGTCGGCCGAGGTGCCGAGATAGTCGACGATCAGCACCTTGCGGACGCTCGCAAGCCTGGCCGCCACCGCCCTGACCTTGTCGGCGACTTCGATCGCCTTGCCGTTATACCAGTAACCGTCAGGCGCGATGAAGACCACCGGCTCGATCTGGCCGAAACGGTCGAGAACGCCCTGCTCGCCGAAATCCGGCGAACAGGACGACCAGACGGCGCCGATCGAAGCGGCGGCGAGCATGGCGGCGACGGTCTCCGGCATGTTGGGCATCATTGCCGCGATGCGGTCGCCCTTCTTCACCTTCAGCGACAGGAAGAGCTGCTGCAGGCGCGACGTCAGCGCATTGAGTTCGTTCCACGACAGCCGCCGCTCGACCTTGTCCTCGCCGCGAAAAACGATCGCATCGCCGGAGCCGGTTTTCTTCAGCAGGTTCTCGGCGAAGTTCAGCCTGGCGTCGGGAAAGAAGGCGGCGCCCGGCATCCTGTCGCCGTCGACCAGCACGCGTTCGCCCTTGTCGCCGACGACACCGCAAAAATCCCAGGCTAGGCCCCAGAACGCCTCGCGCTCGTCGATCGACCAGCGGTGGAGCTCGGCATAGGAGGAAAAGGCCGTACCCGTCTTGGCCGCCGCGGCCTTCATGAAGGCGGTCATGGGCGCCGCGTCGATCTGGTCTTGCGTCGGCGTCCACAAGGCGGTGTCGGCGGCCATGCTCGTTCCTCCCAAAAACGCGACGCGTTCGCGGCAGTTAAGCCCAACGCCGCGTACGTCGTTGTCCCAAAACCGGCGTGTAATTTCCGGCGACGGCCGGTGGCACCGCTTATGCATACCGCAGCGCAGCAGAGCAAGATTTTGTTCGGCCGGCGGCTTCAGATGTGCGCAAATGCCATCGCCGGGCCATAAAGACTTGAAATGCGTCGGCGCTGGGGTACATCCGTCGGACGATTTGTCGGCAATGGAAGCATATAGGGCGATATGCCATCATCTTTGATCCGGCGCGGAGCATGGGCGATCGGCTTTGCCGTGCTCGTCATCGCGCTGGTCGTCGCCGCGCTGCCGCTGATCGCCTCGACCCGCATCGTGCGCGACCGCATCGCCTGGGAAATGAGCGCCTGGAGCGGTTTCAGGGTTACTATCGATGGCTCGCCGCGCATCGAGGTCTGGCCCACCTTCCGCGCCATCCTGACCGACGTGACGCTTTCGCAATGGACCGAGACCGACGCGCCGCCGGTGATCGAGGCCGAACGGGTAGAGGTCGATCTTTCGGCCATGGCCGCCTTGCAAGGCGACGTCGTGTTCTCGACGGCGCGGCTGGTGCGGCCGACGATCAGGGTCCAGCGCACCGCCAGAGGCTTCTTCCTGCCGGCCATCCCGACCGGCGGCCGCATCACGCGCTCGATCGACACCGCGCGAGGCCTCGTCACCGCCAACCCGCAAAAGCCCGATCTCGGCAAATTGCCCTCGGACCCGTTCGGCACGGTGGAACTCAGGGACGGCCGCGTGGTGGCTTCGCTCGGCGGCAAGGACCAGGAAATCCTGAGCAGCCTGACCGGGCAGGCGAACTGGGCGGCGATGAACAGCAACGCGACGCTGACGGCGACCGGCATCTGGCGCGGCGAAAGCGTCGCCGTCGACTTCGCGTCGCCCAAGCCGCTGGTACTGTTCGCGGGGGGCGCTGCTCCGCTCACGCTCTCCGTCAAGGCGGCACCTGCTACCTTCTCCTTCGAAGGCGTAGCCTCGATGTCGGACAACGCCTATTTCGACGGCCAGGCGAAATTCGCCGCGCCCTCGCTGCGGCGCGCGCTGGAGTGGTCGCAGGCCGGCATCGCGCCCGGAGCCGCGATCGGCTCGGTCTCGGTCGCCAGCAAGGTGACGGCGGCCGCCGGCCGGGTGAAGTTCGAAAACACCACTGTGGCGCTCGACAACAATCCGGGGATGGGAGCGCTTGACTTCTCCTTCGGCGAAGCACTGCCGGTCATCTCCGGCACACTCGCCTTCGACACGCTCGACCTCCGATCGTTCCTCTCGGCCTTCACGCCGCTGGCGCCAACCGGCGAAGCGGGTCCCGGCGAGATCGACACCAGCTTCGCCGACAAGATCAATCTCGACCTCCGCGTGTCGGCGGCGCATGCCACGGCAGGACCGGTCCAGCTTGCCGACGTCGCCGCTACGGCGCAGGTCAAGAACGGACTTGCCGTCTTCGACATTTCCGACGCCTCTGCCTTCGGCGGCAACATCCAGAGCAGCCTGCGCTTCGACCGCAAGCTCGAAGGCACGCAGGTCGAGATCCGACTTCTCGCCTCCGACGTCGATGGCGGCGCCTTCGCCACGGCGGCAGGGATGACGAGACTGGTGCCTGTCGGGACGGCAACCGTCTCGGTCATCCTCAAGGGGCCGGGCAAATCCTGGAACTCCATCTTCGAAAACGCCGATGGCTCTGTCTCGGCAACCGTCGGGCCGGGCGCGCTCACCGGGCTCAACCTGCCGGCCTTCCTCAAGCGCACCGACCAGGGCGGCTTCTTCGCGCTCGACGACGTCGCCGACGGAACGCTGCCGATCGACGGGGCCGAGATCAAGGCGAGCATCTCCAAGGGTGTGGCGCGACTCGACAAGGCCGAAGCCAATTCGGCGAAATCCAAGATCTGGCTGTCCGGCATCGCCTCCTATGCCGGACGCGGGCTGGCGCTGTCCGGCGGCATCGTCCAGCCGGACCCGCCGGCCGCGCAGGCGAATGGCCAGCCGGCGCCGCCCAAGCAGTCGACCTTCTTCGTCGGCGGCACCTGGAGCACGCCGTTCATCTCGCCGATCAGCCGCGGCGTTTCCGGCGAATAATTTCGCGCTTGCCTGCCCTAGCCTCGCTGCGCGGCCTGCTCGTCGCGCTGGCGCTGGACCTCGCGGCGCTTGTTGGCGACCGAGGCGATGATGACGCCAACGGCGACGACCGCGATCAGGATGGTGCAGGCGGCGTTGATTTCCGGCGTCACGCCAAGGCGAACCTGGCTGTAGATCTTCATCGGCAGCGTCGTGGCGCCCGGCCCCGAGGTGAAGGAGGCGATGACCAAATCATCGAGCGACAGCGTGAAGGCCAGCATCCAGCCGGAGACGATCGCCGGCAGGATCACCGGCAGAGTGATGTGGAAGAAGGTTTTCACCGGCGGCGCGCCGAGATCCATCGCCGCCTCCTCCAGGGAGCGGTCGAACGAGACCAGGCGCGACTGCACGACGACGGCCACGAAGCACATGGTGAAGGTAATGTGGGCGAGCGTGACGGTAAGGAAGCCGCGGTCGAGGCCGACGGCGACGAAGAGCAGGAGCAGCGACAGGCCGGTGATGACTTCCGGCATGACAAGCGGCGCAAAGACCATGCCGGAAAACAGGATGCGTCCCCGGAAGCGTGTGTAGCGCGTCAAAGTGAGGGCGGCGAGCGTGCCAAGCACGGTGGCGACGGTGGCCGAAATGACGCCGACGCGCGCCGTCACCCAGGTCGCGTCCATCAGGCCCTGGTTGTGGAACAGCGAGACGTACCATTTGGTCGAGAAGCCGCCCCAGACGGTGACCAGCTTCGACTCGTTGAAGGAGAAGACGATGAGCAGCACGATCGGCAGATAGAGGAAGGCAAAGCCGAGCACGACCGAGGTGATGTTGAAGCGGCTCCAGGTGGTGTTCATCTGCCCTGCTCCTGCGCGCGCGCCTGGGCCCGCTGGAAGAGCATGATCGGAACGATCAGCAGCAGCAGCAGGATGACGGCAACCGCCGACGACAGCGGCCAGTCGCGGTTGCCGAAGAACTCGCTCCACAAGGTCTTGCCGATCATCAGTGTCTGCGAGCCGCCGAGCAGGTCGGGAATGACGAACTCGCCGACTGCCGGGATGAACACCAGCAGGCAGCCGGCGATGACGCCCGGCAGCGACAGCGGGAAGGTGATTTTCCAGAAGGCGCTGATCGGCGGACAGCCAAGGTCCTTGGCGGCCTCGATCAGCGAATGGTCCATCTTCTCCAGCGATGAATAGAGCGGCAGCACCATGAACGGCAGGTAGGAATAGACGATGCCGATGAAGATCGCCTTATAGGTGTTGAGGATGAGCAGCGGCTCGTGGATGATGCCGATGCCAAGCAGGAACTCATTGAGCAAGCCTTCCGGCTTGAGGATGCCGATCCAGGCATAGACGCGGATCAGGAACGAGGTCCAGAATGGCAGGATGACCAGCATCAGCAAGGTCGGCCGGATCGCCGCCGGCGCGCGCGCCATGCCGTAGGCGATGGGATAGCCGACGATCAGCGTCAGCACCGTCGAGATCGCGGCGATGATCAGACTGGTCACATAAGCATTGAAGTACAGCGAATCCTTGGTCAGCAAAGTGTAGTTGTCGATGCTGAGCTCTCTGAGCTGTCCGACAAAACCGAACCAGCCGCCGCTGAAATCAAGCACCGGCGTGTAGGGCGGCATCGCGATCGCCGTTTGCGACAGCGAGATCTTGAAGACGATGACGAACGGGATGAGGAAAAAGAACAGCAGCCAGAGATAGGGGACGATGATGACCAGGCGGCCGACGAAGGCCGAGCCCAGCCGGGCCAGCGGGGATTTGGCGGCATCGGCTGCCGACGGGGTTGTTGCGGCGGTCGCGGCGCTCGACATGATTGCCCCCTACCGCGTCAGCACGACGCCGGCGTCGGGCCGGAAGGAGACCCAGGCGCGGTCGTGCCAGGTCAGCGGGTCCTCGGTGATGCGCGAGGCGTTCAAGGCGCTCGCCCGCACCATCTGGCCGTCGTCGAGCCTGACGTGATAGACGGTCATGTCGCCGAGATAGGCGACGTCGTAGACTTCACCTTCGAGTGCGTTGACGGCATCGGCCGGCTTCTTCGACGAAACCTTGATCTTCTCCGGCCTTATGGCGAAGACGATGTCGGCGCCGGCGGCGGTATCGCCGCCATTCTCGACAACGATCTGGGCTCCGGTCAGCCCGGTGATGCGCGTCGTGTTCGCCGCCCGCTCGGCAACTTTGCCCTCGAACATGTTCACGTTGCCGACGAAATGCGCCACGAAGCGAGAGCTGGGGGCTTCATAGACTTCCGCCGGCGTCGCGACCTGCATGACCTCACCCTTGTCCATGATGGCAATGCGGTCGGCCATGGTCATCGCCTCTTCCTGGTCGTGGGTGACGACGACGAAGGTGAGGCCGAGTTCCTGCTGCAGGTCCATCAGTTCGAACTGCGTTTCCTCGCGCAGCTTCTTGTCCAGCGCGCCGAGCGGCTCGTCGAGCAGCAGAACCTTCGGGCGCTTGGCGACCGAGCGGGCGAGCGCGACACGCTGGCGCTGGCCGCCCGACAATTGGTGCGGCTTGCGCTTGGCGAACTGCTCGAGCTTGACCAGCTTCAGCATTTCGGCGACGCGCTTTTCGATGTCAGGGGCGGGCATGCCCTCCTGCTTGAGGCCGAAGGCGATGTTCTTCTCCACCGTCATATGCGGAAACAGCGCATAGGACTGAAACATCATGTTGACCGGCCGCCGGTAGGGCGGGATGCCGCGCAGGTCCTGGCCGTCGAGCAGGATACGCCCGGCGGTCGGCTCCTCGAAGCCGGCAAGCATCCTGAGCAGCGTCGACTTTCCACAGCCGGATGCGCCGAGCAGCGCGAAGAACTCGCGCTCGAAGATGGTCAGCGACAGGTTGTTGACGGCGGTGAAGTCACCGAACTTCTTGGTGACATTGTCGAATTGGATATAGGGCTTGGCGTTCGGATCATTCCATGGCGTGAAGTCCCTGCGGATGCTGCCAAGCGATTTCATTTCCCCACTCCGTCCTGTTTTTCGTCCCCAGGAGTGGTTCAGCTCTTGATAGAACCGTCGAACCGCTCCGGATATTTCCCACGCAATTCCAGAGGGAAAACCGCTACGCGCTTTTTCCTGGAATTGCTCTTCTGTTCCTGCGCAATTCCGGACGGAAAACCGCTTCGCACTTTTCCTGGAATTGCTCTTCTGTTCCTACGCAATTCCGGACGGAAAACCGCTTCGCACTTTTCCTGGAATTGCTCTTCTGTTCCTACGCAATTCCGGACGGAAAACCGCTTCGCACTTTTCCTGGAATTGCTCTTCTGTTCCTACGCAATTCCGGACGGAAAACCGCTTCGCACTTTTCCTGGAATTGCTTTTAAGCAAAGCGACCCCGGCAGCCAGGCGCCGGGGTCGTGCCGATCGCCTACTGGCCGGTGACGATCTTGGTCCAGGTCCGCGTGATGACGCGCTGGGTTTTGGGATCGTATGGCTGGACGGTGTACAGCTTCTGCAAGGTCGCGGCGTCCGGATAGATCGCCGGATCGTCGAGGATCGCCTTGTCGACGAATTGCTGCGAGGCTTTGTTGCCGTTGGCGTACAGCACATAGTTGGACGATTTGGCGATCACTTCCGGCTTCATCATGTAGTTGAGGAACTCATGCGCCTCGGCGACATGCGGCGCATCGGCCGGGATCGCCATCTGATCGAACCACATCTGGGCGCCTTCCTTCGGCACCGAATAGCCGATCTCGACGCCCTGCTTGGCCTCGACGGCGCGGTTGCGCGCCTGGAAGACGTCGCCCGACCAGCCGACAGCCAGGCAGATGTCGCCGTTGGCGAGCGCGTTGATGTATTCGGACGAGTGGAACTTGCGGATATAGGGCCGGACTTTCAGGAGTGTCTCCTCGGCCTTGGCGATGTCATCGGGCGAGGTGCTGTTCGGGTCGAGGCCGAGATATTTCAGCGCCGCCGGGATGATGTCGGCGGGCGAATCCAGCACATAGACGCCGCAATCCTTCAGCTTGGCCAGCGTATCCGGATTGAAGAACGTATCCCAGCTGTCGATCTTGTCGGTGCCAAGGGCCGCCTGCACCTTCTTGATGTTGTAGCCGATGCCGACGGTGCCCCACATGTAGTTGATCGAATACTCATTGCCGGGATCGTATTTGGCGGTGCGCTCCTGAACGGTGTCCCACATGTTCGACAGGTTCGGCAGCTTCGACCTGTCGAGCTTCTGGAAAACGCCGGCCTGGATCTGGCGGGCGAGGAAATTGCCGCTGGGTACGACGACGTCATAGCCGCTGCCGCCGGCCAAAAGCTTGGTTTCGAGGATCTCGTTGGAATCGAACGTGTCGTAGACGACCTTGATGCCGGTTTCCTTGGTGAAATCGTCGATGATCGAACTGTCGATGTAGTCGGACCAGTTGAAGACGTTGACGACGCGGTCCTCGGCGTGGCCGCCGATGGTGAAAAGCGTCAGGAATGCCGAGGTCGCCGAAAGCCAGAGCGCTTTGCGGGTCATGCTGTTCTCCTTTGGTGAGTGTTCCGTCGCCAATCCGTCGCGGCCTCCGCGCGGCTGGGCATTTGCTTCAGATTATTGAGCTTTCTGGAGAGCGACAAGCGCGAACGGCCGGCTGCGCGGCGGTCCGACATGAGGCCGATGAAAGCTTTGGGCCGTTGCCGTGGCCTGGGGGATGTGCCGACGTCGTCAGAGGCTTTCGCCATGGCGCGGGCAGGGATATGACGATGTGGTCCGGTTCCGATTGGACCGGCATTGAGACTTGGCAAGATACGCCTGTCTTGTTGTTGCCGTGCCCTTAGCCTGCCCGCCCGGCAACGACGTTGTCAATGGCCCATCTCGCGCTTTGGCGCATCCGCTGCGTTAATTGGGGGATGGCAGTCCGGTGACGCCAGGGCGCTGGGGGCGCGGCTGCCGCTTGAACTCGAGCCCGATATGGACGAGCAGCGCCGTGACGACGACCGCACCACCGACGATGGTGCGCACAGACGGCACTTCCGAATGCACGAGCCAGACCCAGATCGGGCCAAGGATCGGCTCGAACGTGCCGAGCAGCGCCGCTATCGCCGCCGGGACGAGGCGGGCGCCGGTAGCGAAGAAGGCGAGGCCGACGCCGAGGTTGAGGACGCCGAAGGCGAACAGGAAGCCCATGTCGCGGCCGGAAACGGCAAATTCCGAGGCCTGGGAGGCCGCGAACGCGCCGGCGAGCAGCGCGCCGAGGCAGTTGGCCGGCGTCATGCGCACATGGGCGAAGCGGCGGGTGATCACCGTGGCGACCGAAAACATGCAGGCGATCAGCAACGCCAGGCTGTCGCCGACGGGAGACACGGTGCCGTCGAGCGATTCAGAGACCATGATGGCGACGCCGGCGATGACGGCGGCGATCGCCACCCAGGTCGCCGCCGCCACCCGCTCGCGAAACAGCACCCAGGCAAGCAGCGCGGCAAGCAGCGGCACGCCGGCCTGCATCAAGAGGATGTTGGCGACGGTGGTGTAGGAAAGCGCAACGATGAACGAGGTCGACGCGGTGGCGAAACAGATCGCGACGGCAAGGCCGGGCAGGCCCATGCCACGAAACAGTTTCAGCGTGCCTCGCCAGCCGTCGCGCCAAGCCATGAAGCAGAGCAGGAAGGCCACCGCCCAGAGCGAGCGCCAGAATACAATCGTCCAGTTGTCGGTAATGTCGATGAAGCGGGCGATGGTGCCGCCAAAGCTCCACATCAGCGCCGACAGGAACACCAGCAGCATGCCAAGGCGCTCGTCGCCAGGCGAGATGGCCGGGCGCGGCGGGACGGCTGGCGAAGCGTGCGATACGGCGTCGGTCATGGTTGCGACTGTCGGCGATTTCAGGGCGGCACGATGCGCGATGGGCGACAGAACCGCGCTGCATTCGCCTAACGCATCGGCGGCTGCAAGGCGTGATCCAGCCGCGCGTTCCGTTTGGCGCACTGGCGCATTAGCTCGACCAACGCGTCCAGCCCCGGCCGATACCTCCGGTTAAGAGGAGGCGTCCCGGTTGCGCCGAATGAGCCGCCAGAGGCCGACCAGGGGGACCAGCAAAATCACACCGAATTTCTTCAGCGCAATCAGCGCCACCGCCAGCAGTCCGGCCTTGGCCGCCAGCTTGCCCGCGATAAGGCCACCGATGCCCACAGCGGCGACGGTGTCGAAGCCTGGCCTGAAATCGACATACTTCTTGCCCGGGCTGAAGGTTGCGAGGCCAAGGACCTCGTCCAGGCTCTGCCTGATCTCGGGCAGTTGCTCCACCGTGGCGATGTAGCTCATCACGAAGACCCCCTCCCGGCCGAGAAAGCGCACATCGTAGTTGAGCGTGTGGACGGCATCGGTTCCGAACTGCAGCTCCTTGGCCCAGTGCAGACGTTTGTTGACGGCATCGTAGACGGGCGGCGAGGCCCAGCCGATCAAGGTGACGGGCTGAAATCCGTCCTTCACCCTTTGATCGTTGCTGGACAGGGTGTCCTCCTGCATGCTGCGCAACAATTCAGCGTAGTCGATCGACGCGGCGTCGCTGTCATCGACATAGCCGATCTTTTCCCAGCGCAACTCAATGCCCCAATTGTTCTCGGCGATGGGATCATGGCTGGTCGGAAAAATCATACCGACGGAGTCGGCACCGGCATCTGGCGGATTGCCCCAAGCCTCGGTCAGGACGGAGGCGGCATCCTTCTTGTCCAGGAAGTAGAACTTACCCTTGAGATCGAGGTGCACGCCTTCGGCAAGATCTATCGCACCGGTCCTGGGCTCGATCTTGTCAAGGAATGCCTTGCCGGCATCATTGTACTCTTGGTACGATTTGAAGAATTCCGAGGATTTCTCCGCAAATGCGGATGAGGCTGAAAGGGCAAGCGTCAG
Coding sequences:
- a CDS encoding PAS domain S-box protein, with amino-acid sequence MPPENYSFLDVAVLDAVRQRFAAGDAIAILSADLEQVIWANGPGAAVFGYPDIEGIIGASARLPLIARRQIMATSGFPQIGSDRAITLRLATGMVSRAVGFLASAVAMPDGEKAIMLTVPAAQTGSRSAAEIASRAIGGFTEDGHFIAFVDAAGKVEAASDGFAALGILPETLAALVADVADDSDRIVKRLVPGGSNSYPAGLARLTETRHLLVVIDEAQLDEERPGEPGGDAPAAAALPAEAPSAVPEARQEPSPTTPDVMAESTPEVAKGVAVPAGGPVAGPTGQSPKAAVGDRATASETQPQHDHWYFNAGGDEARHQDHASGKAEAAEPASPAEAPRQAAAAPAAGRTIDRSAPPLRFVWRTDADGKFSALSAEFAEIVGKPAADVIGRRFKDVATTFGLDASGEIAGLLERRDTWSGRSVLWPVAGTDLKIPVDLAALPVYGRSRAFEGFRGFGVARAGDAVVDPEAIGMALVPNGGPLADGERPAPSEPAVEDTVAETPKPADPFKGEVPALTIVSKPERRFADKVIRLAEHRQPANDKGLSTLERSAFREIGERLKRDSSAPSEPPPAPRPDAGQKPASPAETEQSDRSVLPEAPAHTGATPPAKGPVEPSAEQTDADQQPAAGTRDDTGTPVSTEAPAAATQDDAEPAEPQENDAEDESDLARLDGEPDEIAEEPSAGQATPPPVSGSLLDYAGSDDQTGPVAESSDAAPVAGPDETTAAAEAAEPADTRFDIVGTPPDGRAGDDSMTADDFRDAEDSEDWAASGEEASPDDAGPADAAAPAAERPRLQVPPLRLDGFVPSAFSTGEEAKAPDTSILGKLPVPLLIHSGDALYYANDEFLRLTGYDTLDELTDAGGLGALFADPYSPPEDGAAGESDHALKLKTRDGQEFPIDAILRSVPWRAGKALMLVVRRSGEEGAAPAHFSAANDEPTQQPDTSELKSRIAEMRTIIDTATDGVVLIGRDGNIRSISRPAEALFGFDSDEVAGKPFASLFAIESQRAARDYLGGLSEPGVASVLNDGREVIGRESQGRFIPLFMTIGRLPGDSGFCAVVRDITQWKRAEEDLTQARAVAERASSQKTDFLARISHEIRTPLNAIIGFSELMVDEKFGPVANDRYRDYLRDINRSGNHVLDLVNDLLDISKIEAGQQEMDYEAVSLNDTLAETVAMMQPQANRERVIIRSSFASRLPEVVADLRSVRQIALNILSNAIRYTQAGGQVIVSTAYETSGDVVMRVRDTGIGMSQAEIEQALKPFKQINALKRGRGDGTGLGLPLTKAMVEANRARFSITSTPGEGTLVEVAFPSTRVLAE
- a CDS encoding acetoacetate--CoA ligase, encoding MAADTALWTPTQDQIDAAPMTAFMKAAAAKTGTAFSSYAELHRWSIDEREAFWGLAWDFCGVVGDKGERVLVDGDRMPGAAFFPDARLNFAENLLKKTGSGDAIVFRGEDKVERRLSWNELNALTSRLQQLFLSLKVKKGDRIAAMMPNMPETVAAMLAAASIGAVWSSCSPDFGEQGVLDRFGQIEPVVFIAPDGYWYNGKAIEVADKVRAVAARLASVRKVLIVDYLGTSADVAATIDKADALEAALSSFVAKPVSFERLPFAHPLYILFSSGTTGIPKCIVHSAGGTLIQHVKEQRLHAGLLDGDRLFYFTTCGWMMWNWLVSGLASGATLLLYDGSPFYPDGNALFDFADAEKMTYFGTSAKFIDSVRKAGLKPIGTHDLSSVRTISSTGSPLSPEDFRFVYDGIKTDVHLASISGGTDIVSCFVLGVPIEPVWSGEIQGPGLGLAVDVWNDDGRPVRQEKGELVCAKAFPAMPIGFWNDPEDKKYRAAYFERFDNVWCHGDFAEWTAHGGMIIHGRSDATLNPGGVRIGTAEIYNQVEQMPEILEALCIGQDFDNDVRVVLFVRLAAGVKLDEDLEKRIRAKIRTGASPRHVPAKIVAVTDIPRTKSGKITELAVRDVVHGRAIKNKEALANPEALELFRNLPQLAD